A genomic stretch from Hoplias malabaricus isolate fHopMal1 chromosome 4, fHopMal1.hap1, whole genome shotgun sequence includes:
- the LOC136693896 gene encoding hatching enzyme 1.2-like: protein MESTVSLSILALLLLGLSQAIPLMEPQPVDITAKILTINNGSRQLLVEGDIFIPRTRNALVCPSNNCFWKKSGNGVVRVPYTVSADFSSSDMTVITGAMAKFHSKTCIRFVPRSTESDYISIENKSGCYSSVGKTGGKQVVSLSLNGCVYHGIVEHELNHALGFYHEHTRSDRDSYVKINWQNIDTAMQYNFNKENTNNLNTHYDYSSVMHYSNTAFSINGQDTITPIPDSSVEIGQRKELSAIDIQRINILYKC, encoded by the exons ATGGAgtccacagtctctctctccattctcgCTTTGCTGCTGCTTGGTCTGTCACAGGCCATCCCTCTCATGGAGCCTCAGCCAGTAGACATCACAGCAAAAATTCTGACCATCAacaatg GATCCAGACAACTATTGGTGGAGGGAGACATATTTATCCCAAGGACCAGGAATGCTCTGGTCTGCCCCAGCAACAACTGCTTTTGGAAGAAGTCCGGGAATGGAGTAGTGCGAGTGCCCTACACAGTGAGCGCTGATTTCT CATCCTCTGACATGACTGTGATTACTGGGGCTATGGCAAAGTTCCACAGCAAGACCTGCATTCGTTTTGTTCCCAGAAGCACTGAAAGTGACTACATCAGCATTGAGAACAAAAGCGG GTGCTACTCCTCAGTGGGCAAAACAGGTGGCAAGCAGGTGGTCTCTCTCAGCTTGAATGGCTGTGTGTACCATGGCATTGTGGAGCACGAGCTGAATCACGCACTAGGATTCTACCATGAACATACCAGGAGTGACCGTGACAGTTATGTGAAGATCAACTGGCAGAACATCGACACAGCAATGCAGTACAACTTCAACAAGGAGAACACCAACAACCTCAACACCCATTACGACTACTCATCCGTAATGCACTATTCAAACACAGCCTTCTCTATCAATGGGCAGGACACCATCACTCCCATTCCTGATTCTTCTGTGGAAATTGGACAGAGAAAGGAACTGTCCGCCATTGACATCCAGAGGATCAACATTCTCTACAAATGCTGA
- the LOC136694029 gene encoding hatching enzyme 1.2-like — protein sequence MTWLRPQATVKELPHHTCILKNMESAASLSILAFLLLGLSQAVPLMEPHPVGSTANILTINNGSRQLLVEGDILIPTTRNALVCPSNTCFWKKSSNGLVQVPYTVSTDFSSSHMSVIAGAMAVFHSKTCIRFVPRSTESDYLSIQSGNGCYSSVGKTGGMQMVSLSLNGCVYHGIVEHELNHALGFYHEHTRSDRDSYVEINWQNINPAMQYNFNKENTNNLNTHYDYSSVMHYPRTAFSINGQDTITPIPDSSVQIGLQMELSAIDIQRINILYKC from the exons ATGACCTGGTTGAGACCCCAAGCTACAGTTAAGGAGCTTCCACATCATACCTGTATACTGAAGAACATGGAGTCAGCAGCTTCTCTCTCCATTCTTGCTTTCCTGCTGCTTGGACTCTCGCAGGCTGTCCCTCTAATGGAGCCTCATCCAGTGGGAAGCACGGCAAACATTCTGACCATCAACAACG GATCCAGACAACTATTGGTGGAGGGAGACATACTCATACCAACGACAAGGAATGCTCTGGTCTGCCCCAGCAACACCTGCTTTTGGAAGAAGTCCTCGAATGGCTTAGTGCAGGTTCCCTACACAGTGAGCACTGATTTCT CATCCTCGCACATGTCTGTGATTGCTGGAGCTATGGCGGTGTTCCACAGCAAAACCTGCATTCGCTTTGTTCCCAGAAGCACTGAAAGTGACTACCTCAGCATTCAAAGTGGAAATGG GTGCTATTCTTCAGTGGGCAAAACAGGTGGAATGCAGATGGTCTCTCTCAGCTTGAATGGCTGTGTGTACCATGGCATTGTGGAACACGAGCTGAACCACGCACTAGGATTCTACCATGAACATACCAGGAGTGACCGTGACAGCTATGTGGAGATCAACTGGCAGAACATCAACCCAGCAATGCAGTACAACTTCAACAAGGAGAACACCAACAACCTCAACACCCATTACGACTACTCATCCGTGATGCACTATCCGAGAACAGCTTTCTCCATCAATGGGCAGGACACCATCACTCCCATTCCTGATTCTTCCGTGCAGATTGGTCTGCAGATGGAACTGTCCGCCATCGACATCCAGAGGATCAACATTCTCTACAAATGCTGA
- the LOC136694034 gene encoding hatching enzyme 1.2-like yields the protein MESTVSLSILALLLLGLSQAIPLMEPQPVDITAKILTINNGSRQLLVEGDIFIPRTRNALVCPSNNCFWKKSGNGVVRVPYTVSADFSSSDMTKITGAMAKFHSKTCIRFVPRSTESDYISIENKSGCYSSVGKTGGKQVVSLSLNGCVYHGIVEHELNHALGFYHEHTRSDRDSYVKINWQNIDPAMQYNFNKKNTNNLKTDYDYSSVMHYSNTAFSINGQDTITPIPDSSVEIGQRKELSAIDIQRINILYKC from the exons ATGGAgtccacagtctctctctccattctcgCTTTGCTGCTGCTTGGTCTGTCACAGGCCATCCCTCTCATGGAGCCTCAGCCAGTGGACATCACAGCAAAAATTCTGACCATCAACaacg GATCCAGACAACTATTGGTGGAGGGAGACATATTTATTCCAAGGACCAGGAATGCTCTGGTCTGCCCCAGCAACAACTGCTTTTGGAAGAAGTCCGGGAATGGAGTAGTGCGAGTGCCCTACACAGTGAGCGCTGATTTCT CATCCTCTGACATGACTAAGATTACTGGGGCTATGGCGAAGTTCCACAGCAAGACCTGCATTCGTTTTGTTCCCAGAAGCACTGAAAGTGACTACATCAGCATTGAGAACAAAAGCGG GTGCTATTCTTCAGTGGGCAAAACAGGTGGCAAGCAGGTTGTCTCTCTCAGCTTGAATGGCTGTGTGTACCATGGCATTGTGGAGCACGAGCTGAATCACGCACTAGGATTCTACCATGAACATACCAGGAGTGACCGTGACAGTTATGTGAAGATCAACTGGCAGAACATCGACCCAGCAATGCAGTACAACTTCAACAAGAAGAACACCAACAACCTCAAAACCGATTATGACTACTCATCCGTAATGCACTATTCAAACACAGCCTTCTCTATCAATGGGCAGGACACCATCACTCCCATTCCTGATTCTTCTGTGGAAATTGGACAGAGAAAGGAACTGTCCGCCATCGACATCCAGAGGATCAACATTCTCTACAAATGCTGA